The DNA sequence GTCCCGATGAATCAGCACATTTTTTTCTTTTGATAAAAGTTCAGCCAAAGTCTTGCAATCTTCATCAAATCTCTTTCTTAATCCGTATGGAAATTGAAAATGAAAAAAGGCCTTGAGGCAATTTTCTTCAAAGTAACTAGACTCCCAGAGATAGGTACGCTCGGTGAAAGGAGGACAAATTTGAAATTTTAATTTTTGATACTGAGAAGCCCCTTCTCGATGAAGTTTTGAAATCTCTTGAATCACCTCTTCATAAAATTTTAAAACTTCTCCCCGAGATTTTTCTCCAAAGGCATGGCATAAGCTTAAATCCCCTAAATCTTCAACCCAAACAATCCCTCGCTCTGGATCCGAATACTCAACTACTGGAACTGAAAGTCCGATACTTTTAAGAAAACATGCAATGTCTACATAATAAGCATTTTCTTTTTTCTCCTTCCCGTAGTGCATGACAATCAAAGAATCTGATTTTCTTTCTGTTCGATAATACAGGCGATCAGAGCCATCCTGCCCTAAACGATGGAGAGGAAAAGGGGTTCGATAGCGGCCCAGAATCAAATCCTCCTGAACCTTTCGATAGGTCCGAATATCGCCAATATCCTGCCAGTAACACTCTGGCCACAGAAAACCTCCTATTTTTTTCCCCTGACGAATTAAATCTAGATACACATCAACAATGGACACAGCTCTTCTAGGAGGGATATATTCCAACAAAGCCGGTTCTAGAATATGAATCCCTGAGAAGGAATATTTTGGATGAGTTGTATTTTCCAAAACTCCTCTTAAATCGCTAATCTTTCCTCTTTCATCCAGGGCTACATTGGGATTGGCGGATGAGGTTGTCAAAATCATCGTGGCGAGATTTTCCTCCTTTTGATGATGGTGAATGGCCGAAGCTAAATCACCATCGGTCAAGATATCGCCGTTATAGACAATAAATGTTCCATCCTTAAAAAATGCCTCGCACTTTTTAATTCCTCCACCTGTGTCTAAAAGCACAGGCTCAAAAGAATAATTGATTTTTAGGCCCTGATGATCAAAACCAAACATGGCTTGATAAACCTCGGGACAATGATGGGTATTCATCACCACTTCTTGAACTCCAACCGATTTCAAATGTTCAAAAACATATTCAAGCATGGGCCTTCCCATGATCGGCACCGTCGGCTTGGGACGCCACTCAGTCAAAGGCCGTAAACGCTGTCCCAAACCCGCTCCTAAGATAAAAGCACGATGAGACATAATTCCCCTGATAAAAAATTCATAACAGTTTTAATAACGAAAACTCAAAAAAAGTCGAAAATTACTTTTTGCCATAGATAATCATAACTGATTTTGCCAGAATGAGCTTCCAAATGGAAAAAAAATCCTTTACCCATACCCTTCAAATCCAAAAAAAACTCTTGGCTTGGTATCACCAATATAAAAGAGATCTTCCCTGGCGACAAACCAAAGACCCCTATGCGATCTGGGTTTCTGAGATGATGCTTCAGCAAACCCAGGTTAAAACAGTGATTCCTTATTATGAGAGATGGATCAGGAAATTTCCCAATGTTAAAAAACTGGCCCAAGCTCCTCTTGATCAAGTTTTGAAACACTGGGAAGGGCTCGGCTACTACTCAAGAGCTCGAAATCTTCATAAAGGGGCCCAATGGATCGTTGAAAAATATGGTGGAAGAATTCCTCAAACCTCCAAAGAATTGATCGAGCTTCCAGGGATCGGGCTCTATACAGCCAATGCCATTGCGAGCATTGCCTTTGATAAAGATGTGCCGGTCGTCGATGGAAATGTTAAGCGTGTTCTTTCCCGTATTTTCTTACTGTCCAATGATCCAGGAAAAATCTATAAAGAGGCTGAGCGACTCCTCGTAAAAGGCGAGGCCAATTCCTTTAACCAAGCCATGATGGAATTGGGAGCCACCGTTTGTATGCCACAAAATCCTGTTTGTCTTTTATGTCCTATTCAATCTGACTGTAAGGCCTTTCAACAAGGTCTCCAAGGAAAATATCCTATTGCGGAAAAAAGAATCGTTCAAAAAAATATTAAAACGTTTGGGGGCCTCATTTGGAAAAAAGGAAAACTTCTCATCCGGCAACGACCCCTCAAAGGTCTTTTGGGAGGACTCTGGGAATTTCCAACCTATGTCACAAAGAATGGTGAGGGAACGACCGCTTATTTTGAGCACCTAAAAAAGGAAGTACAGCTTCAAATTAAAATAGGTAAAAAAATCGGCGATTTTAAACACATCTACACCCATCTTATCGAATGGCTCGAAATCTATGACTATGAATGGGTAGAAGGGCAAATTCCTCGCACCCTCAAAAAAACTTGGGTGTGGGTAAGTCCTGAAAAGCTTAAGGATTTTCCTTTCTCAGGAATTTGCGCAAAGGTGAGAGAAAAGGTTCAGAATAAAGACTGAAAAGCGCCCCCTTTATACAGCCTCCTCTTTCAAGCGCTCATAGATCCAAAGTTTGATCAGAGGCTGACGAGCAACTCCAATTCTATCAGCAATTCGATCAATTTGTTCAATCTCTCTGAGCGGTAAATCAAGATTAATCTTTTTCATTTGCATCTTTTTAACAATGCCTCGTTGACAAAAATCTTCTGATAGATCTTCAGATTCTAAGGCCAAATCCATTTCTGCATCATTCTTGAATTTTCTCAAAAAAGACCTTTTCTTCATTTTTTCTCGCCCTCCTTACAGGCTTTTTACCACCTTTGCTGGTACCCCAACCGCAACGGATTTTTCTGGGATGGATTGAGTCACCACCGATCCTGCCCCGATGACGCTCCCTGATCCAATTGAAGCACCGTCCAGGACAACAACCTTTGCCCCTAACCAAACATTCGCTCCAATCGATAAAGGTCCATGAGTGAGGGTCCCTTCTTGATCCACAAATTTGACGGGGCTTTCGTAGTCATAGCTCCCCCCGCTCATACAATAGCAATCAGCGGCCAAGAGAGCCCCCTGTCCTAAACAAAGTTGGTTGGACGAGAAGAGAATGGTACGATGCCCGAGATTCACCCGATTTTCTAAAACGATATTTCCATCCTTGCAATAAATAATACATTGGCGTCCGATGAAAACATTCTCTCCTATTTGAATACCTTTATTTTGGATTCCCTTGGCATCCAACAGGACATAATCATCAATGATAGAACCTTCTCCAATTTCTATTTTTTGAGGATGACGAAGGGTTATGTGATGGCCAAAAACAACGCCTTTACCAACTTTCCCAAGAATCCAGGGATAAGTCCACTTTCGAAGAAGAAGTCCCAAAGCCCCAGAAATTCCGCCAAATAAAAGGGTGATGAGTTCAAACTTGAATAAAAACCAGAGGCTCCGGCTCCCTACCACTAAATCCTGATACTGGCGAAGCGCCGATCCAGAATGGCCTTTTTGAATTTTGAAACTAGATGCGGTCATAGTGGCCAAAACGAAGTGATTATAGACTAATAATCTTATTGTTAAGCAGCAATGAGGGTACCCGACACGTATTGATGGAGAATACTTGCAACCAATGTTTGATAAGGAATGCCCCTTTCAACAGCTTTGACCTTGATTCTGTTTAAATCAGCTTTTGAAATTCTGATATTCATTCGCTGATCCTTGCGAAGGGTATTCTTGGCTATTTGCATATAACGAGCTAATTCTGATTTGTTGGGTCTAGCCAACTTCCATTCTCCCTTTTCGATTGCGTCGAGAATTTCCAACTCCTCTGTGTCTAATGAATACGGTTTCATTCTAATCACCTCCGAACAAATATTGTTTTGTCAGTTTACGACTTGGAAAAATAGTTTTAAGAAAAAGAGCGCCCTTCTCTTCCACAAAAGGGACAATATAGATATATTGGTTGACCGAAACAACGAACTGTTTCTGATGACTATACTTGCCCTTCCCTTGCACTGTAGCTATTACATCTCCCTGCTCAATATGTGATACGATAGCCTCAAAAGATATTCCCCTCTCTTTAATGAGCTTCAAATTTTTCTCTGGGTCCCACTTGAAAAGTATTTCCATAGTTCCTATAAGAAAAGATAATAAAAAAGTGTGCCTTTTGTCAACACATTCTCTTCACCCGCCCAAGCCTTCAATCTTAGCTAGCCAGAATGCCCTTTTTGAATTTTGAAGCTAGATGCGGTCATAGTGGCCAAAACGAAGTGATTAAAAAAGGCGAACACACCAGATGAATCATGATGCAAAACGAAAGACAGGTACTTTCAGTGTTTTAGAAGCATGATCCGCTTCGATAACCTTTTGCAATTTGTCAACAACTTCAGGCGAGAAATATTCCTCACCACAGTTTTCACAAATAGATGCCGGCACATTCTCAACAGCAATCAATCGATTCCGATACCATTGAGTATAGGTGATCTCCTTGAGATCCGTCTTGCCGTGACAAACAGAACACTCGTTCATCTTTGCCTCCTCCTAATTTTATGATCGATCCACTCCTTTGGGTTAGGCTCATAAACAGTTACAACACTGATCATTGGCAAAAGGGCTATCTGAATATGTAAAACCCTTCCACTCTTTGCTTGTCCACAGATAAGGCAACTGGGGCCATATTTATCTGTCGGATATTGTTCAATAATTTCTCCTCCAAGAATGGACTCTTCAATCTCTTCACCACTTACTCTTCTCGCAATTCTTTGCTCTGCAGCATGTTTTGTATAACGAAATTTATACTCACTGAATGCCCTACGAATTTTCCCTATATCCATCATGGATGATACCATAAATTTTTCTTCCCAACCATCTCGTACCAAACCTTCAATCTTAGCTAGTCAGAATGCCCCTTTTGAATTTTGAAGTTAGATGCGGTCATACGATGCTGGTTCTATATTGGATACCTTGCTTAAGGCCTTTAAAAAAGTTTTTCTATTTCCTTTATTTGCCCGTTTTCCCAAATACTCTTCTGTCGTAAGCGCTGAGATTTTTTCGGCCAGGGCAAGCGTAATCATTTGATTAATCGACACGTGTTCTCTTCCGGCAAGAGAACGGACAAATCGATGTAAAGAATTTGGTAGTCTGAGGCTAATGTTACTCATGGGAGTTCTCCTATCTTTTTCAACAACTCTAATTCGATTACACTGAACCCCTTGGCACGCCTTGGCCTAAAACAAAAATCTTATGCCATAAGGCTAAGTTCATGAGGGCCCAGAGGATGTGATTATGGTTGTGAGTTCGGGCAACATGCTGCTGAATCAGAAGATTAATGTAATCTCTTTTTAAATATTGTTTAATGAGGGGCGACTCATTCAAGAGTTCAATCATATAATTTTTCAACTCTTGTCGAAGCCAGTTTTTAATGGGAAAGCTGTAGCCTTGTTTTCCTCGCTCAACAATATTTTCAGGGAGAATGCCTCGAAGAGAATCCCTAAAAATGGCCTTCGTCCTAAAACCTTCTAGCTTCCATTCACTTGGAATCGTGGCGCTAAATTCAATAAATTCATAATCCAAAAAAGGAACACGGACTTCTAAGGCACTCGCCATACTCATTTTATCGACCTTCATCAAGACACTTTCTGGCATGGTAAATCGAAGGTCAATATACATTTCTTGATCTAACCTGTCTTTTGAAGAAGAGTGTGAAAGTATTTTTTCAATTTTTTCAAAGGGGCCTCCATGGGCGTATTGCAAAACCTCATCCGAAAAAAGAAGAGAACTATTTTTAGGATTTAAAAAATACTGCCAGCGCATGTGATGGCCAGCTTCGGGAAGACTGGAACCGTCCATAAACCGCCTGATCACATTAAAAAGGCCTTTCTTTTGAGATTGATCGGGTAATTTTTCAATCAAAGGACTTAAAAGATGCTGACGAAGTACATTAGGTATTCTCTGAAAAAGTTGATCAAATTTACTCGCCTTAAATCGATCGTATCCCACAAAAACCTCATCCCCGCCCTCCCCACTCAAGCAAACCGTCACTTTTTCCTTCGCCTTTTTACAAATCAACATAAAAGGAATGGTCGATAAATCAGTCATCGGTTCATCCAAATGCCAAACTGCTTTTTCAAAAAGAGGGATGGTGATGGGTTCAATCATCATTTCTGTGTGATCCGTCTTAAATTGTTTTGAGACTTGTCTAGCGTAATCAAGCTCACTGAACGAAGGATCCTCATACCCCAAAGAAAAAGTTTTCACCGGCTCTTTCATGTGACGCGTCATGAGGGCTACGACAGAGCTAGAATCTAAACCTCCAGAAAGAAAAACTCCGAGGGGAACATCACTGATGAGTCTTTTGCGAACGGATTCGCTTAAGCGGTCAATGATTTCATTTTGGAGCTTTTGACGATTAGCTCCCCTTCGATGGCGCTTAGAATCAAACTTGATATCCCAATAACGTTCGATTTGAATTTGCCCATTTTTGAAGAGGAGCCAATGGCTGGGGGCGAGTTTATGAATATCGCGAAACATTGTCTCTCTCGCCGGAACAAATTCATAGCCCAAATAGTCATAAATCGCTTGTGGATTTGGATCACGAGAAATACCTGAATACTTCAACATCGCCTTGATTTCTGAGGCAAAAACAAATTTTCGATTCTGATGATAATAATAGAGGGGCTTTACACCTAATCGATCTCTGACTAAAAAAAGTTCATGCTGGGTAGAATCCCAAATGGCAAAAGCGAACATGCCATTAAAAAGGTGGAGGGCCTCCTTCCCATATTCGCCGTAAGCATGGAGAATCACTTCGGTATCACATTGGCTTGTGAAGATATGACCTTTTGCTTCAAGGTCATGTTTTACTTCCTTAAAATTATAGATTTCTCCATTAAAAACAACCCAAAGGGGGCGTGCACATTTGGCACAAGAGGCATTGGACATGGGCTGGCGACCATGCTCACTTAGATCGAGAATGCTCAAACGCTGGTGGGCCAAAGAAATTTCCTCTTCGACATGAAAGCCCTGCTGGTCAGGCCCTCGATGGGCGATCTCTCGACCCATGGCTTGTACTAATGGAGCATCCTTCCAATTAAAACCTGCGATTCCACACATCAAAACAGTTTAAAGTTTAAAGTTGAAAAACAAAAGCAAAAAGGACAGTTAAAAATCAACGAATCTAAACCTTAGCCCATCTTCTCATTCCTTTAAACATCAGAAAAACGAAAGTGAGAAAAAGAAGGGGTTCCAAATTCAAATTCCATTTATCAGGAAATTTAGGTTGAACCGTTCCACATCCACCACCCCCTCCCCCTCCTTTAATGCCTTCGATTCCACTAAACCAGGTTTGAGCAAGAATTTCATAACCTGAACCATTGAAATGAACATGGTCCGTATATAAACTTTCAAAATTGGACTTTGAACTAATGGCCGCATAATTATCAACCAGGGTGGCTCCTTTTGACCCTGCTAAACCACGAATGAGACTATTCGTATTTTCTACATTTCCATTGTGATTATCTAATCGTGGTGTAATGGTCGAAACGACGGGACGCGTTCCAAAGGCAATGGCCCGATTGACCATCTCCCCTAAGTTAAAAGTGATTGATTCAGGCGATCTTTCATCTCCCGCGTCATTGGTCCCTTCCATAATTAAAATAAATTCAGGATTATCTGCACTCAAAACTGAATTAATCCTCGAAAGACCATCAACAGTTCTTTCTCCACCCACACCCCGATTAACAACAGTGGAAGCACCAAATTTTGATGTAAGTTTTCCTTGTAAACGAGAAGGGTAACCTCCGGAACCGTCTTCTGGAAACCCTGAGGTAATGCTGTCTCCAAAAGCCGAGTAAACATTGGCATTGGTTGCGGCCCAAGCTTCACTGCCATTTACTTTTAAAAATTTTTTAAGCCAGGCAAGGGCTTGTCCTCGAGACGGAGCACTGATCGCTGAATCCAAAAGAATGATTTGTGAACCCCGTTCACGCTCATTTTGATACCAGACGGATTGAGTATGGACAACCCCTTGATTTTTCCAGACATCTAAAAAGATGGATTCAAGAGAAAGAGGAATTGAAAAAGGTTTCGTCCAGCCATCCCCTTCCTTCTGACTTGAAAATACCTTGCCGTCCCGATAAAAGAGAAGATTCGGTTTCCCATCTTTTAACATGAGAGAGGGAAATGACCCCGCGGTTTTTTCCAATGGGAAAAGCTGGGCTTGAGAACCCCAGCTTCCTTGATCCCAAACTCTAAAAAAAAGCTCGTATCCCTCTTGATAAAAACCATTCCAGACCACCCATACTTTATGATTAAAAGCCAAAATCGTGGGATCAAGATCCGGCACATTATTTTCTGCATTTAAACGACTCCAAGAAGACCACCCTAAAGATGTTTTAGAAGTCCAATAAATTTCATCTTGCCCCTCTTTGACTCCACAGGCCACCACCCAAATTTGGCCTTCCTCATCGATTGCAACAGAAGGTTCTGAAAATTTAAGATTTGAAGATCCTCCGATTTCTTCTTCAGGCGACCATTTTTCACCATCCCATTTCGAAATATAAACTTCACGACGATCTTCATTTTTCCTGACCCAAACGACAAAGGCCCTTCCTTCTTTATCTAAAGCCATCGCAGGAGAAACATCTGAAACTGCATTATCTTGATTCAAACGTTCTGGTTTAGACCAGACGTCTCCTGTTTTACGAGCATAATAAATTTCCGTGTCGCTTCCGTCAGAACCTGACCAAACCGACCACTGATTGGAGGGAGCCACATCGGCTCCCACGGAAACTGAAACCCAAAAGAAGCTCCCCAAAAAAATTGTCCAAAGATATTTTTTCATCCTAAAGTCTCCTTGATTAATTCAGCGCACTTTGCCTATCTTTCAAATTGAGGGTGATCATACCACAGCTTGCTTTTTACAACCAAGGAAGAATCAATCCTATATTCTTCGAATTTGACTTGAAATCTAAGTGTCCTGTTTCTGAAGATCCGTTTTTAAAGAAAATGTAGATAAACAAAGGACTCTGGCTTTATCCCAAATCTCGAGGGAAGAGAATTGCTTTTTATTTTGACCCTCTTTAAGCGCCCATCGCCATTCTAGAGGTTGATTTCCTAAATCAACCAAGGGAAGCCATCCTTCTTCCTTCCCCTCGTCAGAATAGCAAAGGCGAGGAGCGACTCCTAACATAACGCCTTCATTGCTTACACGAAATATAAACTCGCGATCTCCTTCTTTTTCAAACTCCCTTGAAACAACAAAATGATGGAGTCCTCCAATGACATGAACCCTCGGCAGCTGATACAACTTCATTTTAGCCCCCGTCAAAAGAACCCCTTGATCACAGGTGATCCCCGTCGTAAACCCTGATCGTTTCAGGGCCTCTATCGATTGTAGATTATATTCCCCAAAGGGATAACAAAAGGAATGGGTACGAAATCCCCCAAATTTTCGAATATCCTTGTAGCATCCCCTAACTTCAAAATAGGGATCCTTGATTCTTTTGAAACTTTGATGGCTCTTGCTGTGAGCGCCAAAGGATATCGTCCCCCTTTTGTACATCTCTCGCACTTCACACCAGGTAAGACAATCAACCCCCTCAAATTTTTTACGCTCTTCTCTATCTTTAGCCACGTATTCTGTAATTAAATAGACGATCGCCTTGAAATGATATTTTTTAAGAATGGGTTCTGCTTCAGTTAAGGCGTTTAAATATCCGTCATCAAGGGTAATGATCACGGGCTTCGACGGGAGGGGCTTCCCCCATTTCTCATGAGCTGATAAATCTGAAGGAAGAATGCTCTTATAACCCTTTTCCGAGAGAAATCGGATCTGGGCTTCAAAATCTTCCGGGTCAACCCACCATTTGTCGTTCACCTCTCGACCGATTTTGTGATACATCAAAATTGGAACTTCAAGAACTCGATTTCTCTCAATATAAAAAAATCCAATGAGAGAAAAAAGGAGAAAAATAATTGTGCCTATTGCTAAAAATATTCTTTTTCGTTTCATTAAATTCAAAACCTATATAACCCAAGAACAGAGATAGGAAAATGGAATTCGACGCAACATCTTGGCCATCTTGGCCTTCAGAAAGCCTCGACAGAGACCTCTCAGTGTATGCCTACGTTTTCTTCAGGCCAATCTGGCTCAAGCTGTTGCGTCTCGGTTCTCATTTCCTATCTCCATTCTTGGGTATAACCTTAATCTCACCGATCGTTACAGCCTCTCGGAAATGGGGAAGCTTTGTTTTCAAGACAGGAAGTCGTTCCCCATCCCCTTTCGGGTTCCAAAAACCCACCTGAATTTGATAACGGCCTGGCTCGATCTCCATTGGAACTGAAACGTTACAGGTTTCAGGAATAACCTCCCCTGGAACCCAAAGCTGGGTAGGATATTTTCCCTCCAGAGGATCATGATCCGCCTGAAAAACGGAAGAATCTTTCACAAAGTGAACAAAAATAACATACGAACCTGGAATAGATTGACGACATAGCCAATAATACCGAATTTGAAACTCTTTTCCCCGTTGAACCGGGCTGACAGGAAGATCAAACCCAATCAGGTGAATCCCCCCCTCAAAAGAAATTGAGGCTTTAACAGATGGGGTTATTTCCTTTATAAGTTGCTGAACATGCTCTTTTTCAGAGGCTGATAGTTCTTTAATCTGATTCATCATTTTAAGAAGAGCTCGATGATGAGGAATTCTCTTTAAAACCTTATTCAAAGTATGAATGGCTTGCGGGATCATACCCTTCTTTATTTGAAGTTTTCCTAAAAAAATAGTCGCCTTAACATTTTCAGAATCATATTGAACTGTTTTCTTTGCGTACTTCATAGCCTGATCCCAAGCTTTCTCGTGCCAGGCTAATCGAGATAAGGCTTGATAAAATTTTGATAGATTTTCACGAATGGCGTTTTTAAGATGAGGATAAACCATCACTTTTTTAACAGAGACTTCAGAATCAAATACCTTGACTCTAAATTCCAATTTGCGAGATAGATGACGATGAGTAAAATTGAGTTTGAAGGATGAAAATTGATAGGAATGAAAGTCCTTTGGCTTAAGAATGCGTGAAACAATTTCGCCTTGGGAATAAACATCTATTTGGGCTACGGGGTTTAAAGATCCCTCATGGGGGCGTGCCTGCAATTCAAATGTTACTTGATAAGCCCCCTCTGGCAAATGGATGTAAGGGCCATAAACCAAAAAACCTTGCCTATTCTTTTTGGGATGATAAGTCAGAACGGAATTTTCCCGTCTTCGCAGAGAACCAACCCCTTGCTCGTGGAAAAGCTGATCGGCTCTGTATTCAAACCGATAAAGATGACGATAAAGATTTGGATTTTGCCCAAACAATTTTTGAAATTCATTTTCAAAGGCACTTCCTTTATTCTGATCAACCAAAAACTCCCATTTAGAAAGCGGACTTTTCTTAAAGGCTTTATTAAAATATTCTTCTGCAAGTTTCCAGTCCTTCAAGTAAGTACAGGAAAGGCCCAACCAATAAAAGATATCTTGAGGATAAGAATAGCTTAATAAGGATTGCTGAAGATACTTCGCTGCCCGTGCGTAATCTTTGATTTCAATCGCAGCCATAGCCACTTCAAAAGAGTCAGTCAAAATCTGAAACCCTCCTTGTTGAGAATGTGCATTTTGAGCTGTGACGTTGTAAATCCACTTACAAAAAGGGAATGATCTCTTTGGAATGTTTTCAAGAATCATTTCTTGATAGGATTTTAGATGAACTCGATAAAAATGCCCTGCTAGAGTCACCCTTAATAATTCGGACGAAGGTCCTCCAAAACATCGAAGGCCCAAAATCTCTAAAGGTTGATCACAAACCAACATTCGACGAATCGGAATTCTTCCAAGATTCCCTCCCAAGGCGTCTTTCCCGTAAGGCGAGAAGTCTCCCTTAAAAATCATTTCAAAATCATCTTTAAAGACAAAGGGCTTGGGAAGCCATATGGATTTAGCTCTTTCATCACGAGCCCAATCAAATGCATAGAGAAAAATAGGTACCTGAAAAAAATTTGCCGCCTTCAGTTCGAAACGATGGATAGGTTTATATTGAGTTGATAACTTAAGCCAGACTGGATTTTGATTCCAGCAAGGACGATGGATTTTCATTCCTGAAGCAGAGTACCAATCCGCCTGAGATTGAGCTTCTTCAAAGGTCTGAGAGGTATGAGGGACCACTTTAAAACCTTGATTAGCAAGTTCTGGTTCATAGAGAAGGGACGGCACCATCATCACCTTCGTCGAAAGAGGAAGATTACGCTTTATCCACTCAGCAGCCCAATCTCGCGTGTCTTTTTGACCGATCAGCCAGGACAACTCGACTGAGGAATAAAGGGGATGAATTAAAATAACCATTCCTAAAATTCCAATGAGCATACGCCCAAAAACTTTTAAGGTTTTTATCTCGTGCCACATCCAGAAGAGAGCACCCACCGGGATCAAGGCCAAAAAAGGAGTAAAAGAATCCATATACCGCTCATCAATGAAGCGATTCATCCCTAAAGCCAAAAAATAAAATAGAGGATAAGATAAAAATATTAGAATTTGTCGATGCCGATTGAAAAAAACTGAGAGAATAAATAAAACAAAAATTCCCAACCCATATCCGTCGAGAAGAATCATCCATTCCTTTTTTAAACCCTGAATCAGGGATGTCTGATGAAAAGAGGGATATTGATCCTGAACTCGACCCAACCAGGAACTCGTCAATAAACTAAAGTGTTTCAAATAATAGGGGGTAAAAACAAAGTACGTCAGAAGACCTACCGCCAGAAAAAAAAGGAGATTACGAGCAATAGTTTTGAATGTACTTTTGAAAGAAAAAATCCTCAAAATAGAAGAGGTTAGAATAATCACACATCCCAAGAGACCATTGGGTTTTGTTGCCACAGCCATTCCCCAAACCATCCCACTTAAAGGAAACCATTTCAAATTTCCATCTTCAAAAATTCTTATTCCCATCCAAAGGAGAAGCGCAATGAAGAAAGTGGCAGGTGGTTCTGCATAAGGATAATGTGCATTCAGAATATGAAATGTTGAAAAAGAGAATAAGGCCAAAACAGCGATTCCTCCCCATGCCCCATAAACTCTTCTTCCAATACGATAGACAAGAATTTGGGTCATCATCGCAACCCCATTACAAAAGAGCGTCGCAAGAATGGTATATTTTGCCATGGAAAAGGGTTCACCAACAACCCAGGGTCCCCACCCTAGAGACAAAATACATCGATCAAAAAAGAAGAAGAGGCCCGCAAAGAAATAGAGAATTGCAGGATAGGTGGGAATAACAGGGATCGCCCATAATCCCTTGGAGAAGTCCATCGCCTGATTTAAAATCAATCTTGCATCACTATGAACCGTCCCTCCATTCACCCAATGAAATAAGCCACGAATCCTTAAAAAAAAACCTATAAGGAGAAGGAACCAAAAGGTGAGATTCAAAAAAAGGGATTGATGCTTTTGAGTCCATGCCATTTTGGGAGTGCCCATCATAAAAATGATCCCTCATTATTTCACGTGCTTTCACATTCTATAATTTCAAAGTTCCAATAGACACTTTATTCTTTTTATTCTCAAGATTCGTTTGCTGAACTTTCCAACGCTTGCCTGTGTGGGGATTAAATAGACCTAAACTTATTCTATATTCTCCTGGGGAAATGTCCGCAGGAATGATTAACTCTTCTTCTTCCCTAAGAGCTTCATCCTCTAAAAAAGGCCCTACCTCATCCTGCCAAGAAAGCAGCGTATGATCCCCCTGAAACAACTTCCCTTGTCCTTCGACATGAACAAAAACATTGGGTCTTTCTCGAGAAACATCTCTCTCCAATTTCCAAAAATAAAAAATTTTCACTCGGGCCCCTGATTTTACTTCTTCCGCATTTAAGCGATAACCTAAAAATGTGATCCCCTTCTCAAATTGAATGGGGCAAAGATGCTGAGGCTGAGTTTGTTCTAAAAGAA is a window from the Chlamydiota bacterium genome containing:
- a CDS encoding glycosyltransferase family 39 protein produces the protein MMGTPKMAWTQKHQSLFLNLTFWFLLLIGFFLRIRGLFHWVNGGTVHSDARLILNQAMDFSKGLWAIPVIPTYPAILYFFAGLFFFFDRCILSLGWGPWVVGEPFSMAKYTILATLFCNGVAMMTQILVYRIGRRVYGAWGGIAVLALFSFSTFHILNAHYPYAEPPATFFIALLLWMGIRIFEDGNLKWFPLSGMVWGMAVATKPNGLLGCVIILTSSILRIFSFKSTFKTIARNLLFFLAVGLLTYFVFTPYYLKHFSLLTSSWLGRVQDQYPSFHQTSLIQGLKKEWMILLDGYGLGIFVLFILSVFFNRHRQILIFLSYPLFYFLALGMNRFIDERYMDSFTPFLALIPVGALFWMWHEIKTLKVFGRMLIGILGMVILIHPLYSSVELSWLIGQKDTRDWAAEWIKRNLPLSTKVMMVPSLLYEPELANQGFKVVPHTSQTFEEAQSQADWYSASGMKIHRPCWNQNPVWLKLSTQYKPIHRFELKAANFFQVPIFLYAFDWARDERAKSIWLPKPFVFKDDFEMIFKGDFSPYGKDALGGNLGRIPIRRMLVCDQPLEILGLRCFGGPSSELLRVTLAGHFYRVHLKSYQEMILENIPKRSFPFCKWIYNVTAQNAHSQQGGFQILTDSFEVAMAAIEIKDYARAAKYLQQSLLSYSYPQDIFYWLGLSCTYLKDWKLAEEYFNKAFKKSPLSKWEFLVDQNKGSAFENEFQKLFGQNPNLYRHLYRFEYRADQLFHEQGVGSLRRRENSVLTYHPKKNRQGFLVYGPYIHLPEGAYQVTFELQARPHEGSLNPVAQIDVYSQGEIVSRILKPKDFHSYQFSSFKLNFTHRHLSRKLEFRVKVFDSEVSVKKVMVYPHLKNAIRENLSKFYQALSRLAWHEKAWDQAMKYAKKTVQYDSENVKATIFLGKLQIKKGMIPQAIHTLNKVLKRIPHHRALLKMMNQIKELSASEKEHVQQLIKEITPSVKASISFEGGIHLIGFDLPVSPVQRGKEFQIRYYWLCRQSIPGSYVIFVHFVKDSSVFQADHDPLEGKYPTQLWVPGEVIPETCNVSVPMEIEPGRYQIQVGFWNPKGDGERLPVLKTKLPHFREAVTIGEIKVIPKNGDRK